One genomic window of Halomicrobium sp. LC1Hm includes the following:
- a CDS encoding PP2C family serine/threonine-protein phosphatase, whose translation MISYCHSNVGQQRSENEDASRCASLDDGRELVVVADGMGGHSKGAEASATAVERLFETVTSETPEDADRPADLLERGFRAAHDAVTDLAAGERKTPGTTLVAALVADDTATIANVGDSRAYYVDDELQQVTTDQSQVQELVEAGEITPEEASNHPMSHVLSQAIGTADDLDVDLYTQSISAGWLLLCTDGLTDPVPEDTIEATCLDATSLEAAGTDLIREANDRGGPDNVTVGLCRTETA comes from the coding sequence ATGATCTCTTACTGTCACAGCAACGTCGGCCAGCAGCGTTCCGAAAACGAGGATGCGTCTCGCTGTGCGTCGCTCGACGACGGGCGCGAACTCGTCGTCGTCGCCGACGGCATGGGAGGCCACTCGAAGGGTGCCGAAGCGAGTGCAACGGCCGTCGAGCGACTGTTCGAAACGGTCACGTCGGAGACGCCTGAGGATGCCGACCGGCCGGCGGACTTGCTCGAACGCGGCTTCCGGGCCGCACACGACGCCGTGACCGACCTCGCGGCGGGCGAGCGCAAGACGCCGGGGACGACGCTCGTCGCTGCACTCGTCGCGGACGACACCGCGACGATCGCCAACGTCGGTGATAGCCGCGCCTACTACGTCGACGACGAACTCCAGCAGGTAACCACCGACCAATCGCAGGTCCAGGAACTCGTCGAGGCGGGCGAGATCACGCCAGAAGAGGCCTCGAACCACCCGATGAGTCACGTGCTGTCCCAAGCGATCGGGACCGCCGACGACCTCGACGTCGACCTGTACACACAGTCGATCTCGGCGGGCTGGCTCCTGCTCTGTACGGACGGGCTCACCGACCCCGTTCCGGAGGACACTATCGAGGCGACCTGTCTCGACGCCACGTCGCTCGAAGCCGCGGGGACGGATCTGATCCGGGAAGCCAACGATCGAGGCGGACCGGACAACGTCACCGTCGGTCTCTGTCGGACCGAAACGGCGTAG
- a CDS encoding glutaredoxin family protein codes for MADTTVTVYTREECHLCDDALQMIRTVTQSVARSVDIEVVDIDEASLGEEYGDRVPYVLVDGRPAFKFRVDERELRQKLVA; via the coding sequence GTGGCGGACACGACAGTGACGGTGTACACCCGAGAGGAGTGTCACCTCTGTGACGACGCACTTCAGATGATACGGACGGTGACTCAGTCGGTGGCTCGATCGGTCGACATCGAAGTCGTCGACATCGACGAGGCGTCGCTGGGCGAGGAGTACGGCGATCGCGTCCCCTACGTGCTCGTCGACGGCCGACCGGCGTTCAAGTTCCGCGTCGACGAACGGGAGCTACGACAGAAGCTGGTGGCCTGA